The Pseudarthrobacter sp. BIM B-2242 region GTGGATCGACATTTTTGTTTACTGAGCACCCTCGCCGGCGCCCCTGAACCGGCGTAACAGGCGCACGACACGAACGTGGAATCCATCACACTTTCGCCGTTTTGGTTGCCACAGCCCCGGCTCACCATGAACCATGAAGTAAGGGCCCCGTGCCCCGCACACCTAAACCAGCAATCCTCACCGACGAGGATGCGGCCTTATCAAGGATGACCGGGCCGTCAACTGCTAGAGCGAAAGTACTGACAATGACGTTTGATTCCAGCCACTCTGTGACCCTCAAAATCTGGGACCGCACCGCGGTCGATCACACCCTTGACGCTGCAGCGCAGGACCTTTCTGCCAAGGCAAACACCACCAAGTGCCGCATCGCGGTCCACGCCAGCGGCCCGAACACCTTCACGCTGACCGTCCGCAGCGACGACCGCCAGCTCGTCACCGTCTAACGGCTCCACACCAAAACCAAAGAAGCGGACGTCGCCGGGACCCCATCGGGTTCCAGCGGCCGTCCGCTTCTTTTGTGTGCCCCGGGGCACACCCTCCTGACGACCCCGTCACGTTCGGGGTCCACCCGCCGGGAACTGGCGTACAGTAAGCATAAGTGCATGCATATGCATGAAGTGATTTCACAAAAGAGCTTAAGGAGACGCCCCATGAAGGCATGGCAGTTCACCGGAACCAATAACCCGCTGGCACTCAACGAGGTGGCCGAACCCACGGCGGGTCCGGGCCAGGTGGTTGTCAGCGTCAAGGCCGCAGGCGTATGCCACTCTGACGTCACCGCCATTGACGACGCCGGGTGGATGCCGCTGTTCCCGGTTCTTCCCCGCACCATGGGCCACGAGAACGCCGGTGTCATCACCGGGGTGGGCGAAGGCATGAACCACTGGAAGGTCGGCGACCGGGTGGGCCTCTCCCCCGTGATGAGCGACGGCGACGCCATTGGCTACGGCAAGTGGGACGGCGGCTTCGGCCCCAAGCTGCTCGCCACGGACGACAACCTGGTGAAGCTGCCCGACGAGGTCTCGTTTGAGCTCGGGGCCATGGCAACTGACGCCGGGCTCACCGCATACCACGCCATCATGGCTGTTGGCGGAGCCAAGGCGGGCATGAAGGTGGGCGTGATCGGACTGGGCGGCCTCGGCTACATCGGGGCACGCGTCGCCGTCATCGCCGGCGCGGAGGTCTACGGCGCCGAGGTGAACCCCGAGACCCAGAAGCTCGCCGACGAGATCGGCCTGGCAGGAGTCGCCGACTCCATCGAGGCCTTCAAGGACAAGAACCTCGACCTGATCGTTGACTACGCCGGCTTCGGCAGCACCACGGCCGCCGCGCTCGAGACGCTCGCCGAGTTCGGCACGCTGGTGCAGGTGGGCATGGGCCGCCTCGAAGCCACCATTAACACCTACCCGCTGATCGTCAACCAGCTCTCCATCAAGGGTTCCAAGTCGGGCACCAAGGAAGACCTCGAGAACCTCTACGCCCTGATGAAGTCGGGCCAGCTGAACCCGCCGATGAACCTCATCACCCAGGCGGACATCCCGGAGGCAATCGACAAGCTGCGCACGGGCGGCGTTGTGG contains the following coding sequences:
- a CDS encoding zinc-binding dehydrogenase produces the protein MKAWQFTGTNNPLALNEVAEPTAGPGQVVVSVKAAGVCHSDVTAIDDAGWMPLFPVLPRTMGHENAGVITGVGEGMNHWKVGDRVGLSPVMSDGDAIGYGKWDGGFGPKLLATDDNLVKLPDEVSFELGAMATDAGLTAYHAIMAVGGAKAGMKVGVIGLGGLGYIGARVAVIAGAEVYGAEVNPETQKLADEIGLAGVADSIEAFKDKNLDLIVDYAGFGSTTAAALETLAEFGTLVQVGMGRLEATINTYPLIVNQLSIKGSKSGTKEDLENLYALMKSGQLNPPMNLITQADIPEAIDKLRTGGVVGRFIAVYQD